The following are encoded in a window of Variovorax paradoxus genomic DNA:
- a CDS encoding DUF11 domain-containing protein: MAVARSTRAAMVALGLVFAMAFAHAISPPGGVVIRSIATGTYVPAGLAYSETATSNVVIASVLPVEALSLTQDQRVNRPPGTVATLSHLLTNTGNVASGYALSFVNNGTGCPADGLDLSALRVARDTNHNGVVDAGDLALLPGAVGMLALEPGQTAELLVQGTVPAAASGSACLVLTATTALQGVSASNRDIVEVGSVAVLALVKSASYAGAVVPGSTRIDFSISGTNTGARDAQPGGTAAPTGTQVLVNGSPRSLLLLRDLVPAGTRYIAGSLQSTAAGAVRLFRMPGDADFSYRTAEDGGAVEVAIGVPAALLRNASIAMQFAVQVKADHTGDIRNTAHSQYNDGVAPAASPSNTVVIAASPTQGLNRIGVAKAASMPRMNRGPDGQLDGTATVTFDVNVRNYGATGLYGVQATDVLEGPGAARFGALTSAKVPGANQYAIVPGSLAIVGSLGKGAAGTVAAVNAAFKGTASDQNLLASGAVLPSGGQFTVRFDVRFNAASQTGTLYNSVRAQAALVVGGPPVAFDDSVNGGDPDADGDGNPTNDTSPTPVSLQRPELSLVKSVSLPRRVGEGVYELDYRFKVSNTGTAPAPSVRVIDNLNCTFDMDKPDGLIAAWELGSPPKARQGLLQVASSFTGRAACDRETAASADPFKLPTQAVLGLTDGSRALAPGQSDEIEFTVRVTRKPSSSGARVPFTNKAWAAAFEQNTGNPAPATLVAASASSVSSMLADPQGVVYNAVTRQPVAGAVVTFTRQSCTDGATKPMALAEVFGGDSGIYRANADGSLSMTTGADGGYQFYFLSPPVTGSCTYALSVAPPAGSAYASPSQLIPGTPGTFDRCGAIVPHVAAPRGAEPTTHHFSLKAGFDASGAACDAVNNHIPLDPGNVLGLVLRKEGSKRQVEFGDFLDYALVVTNKTGFPVTGLSLADQLPPGFAYVAGSARLNGVATADPVGGAGPGLTFKQPGLALGVDQSASVRYRVRVGVGAPTNGDAVNRARASSGPMQSNLAQWTVRVTGGVFSDDAFLFGKVYMDCRRDGRQEGVDEIGVPGVRLYMEDGTHVVTDVEGKWSLYGLKPVTHVLRLDGTTLPAGARLEALDNRNAGRPESRFVDLKKGEFHKANFVVANCDAPDVMKDVIARREAIAAVPDTEAEAQVRMRLDPEGRIVAVGDRRSLPASGEVRGGGSTGTTQTSSAPLIAMPAAPASPSSFVSGSSGGQGSTLGAASGGGATDATSTAAGPAGSLFSSMRMSRGIQQPTVAVAPLLPQAVPSPIDLEALLPRIESNALGFIDLRDGDTVPSTSINVRVKGEAGLALRLGVNGQAVEARRVGKKTEQASRQIGAWEYIGVALQPGVNRLTLEAVDPFGNTRGAAQQISVTAPDKLGAIHIDLPATAQADLRTPVVVKVRLTDAAGVPVTARTQLTLETDRGRWLDEDLNPAEPGTQVFMDGGAAEFRLLPPGEPGDARLRVTATSFVTEARLALLPELRPMIGVGIVEGVLDLTKRGSVPLGAMPAGAAFEAELSGLADEGNGSRRAAARGAFFFKGAVKGEYLLTAAFDSDKTRKDRLFRDIRPDEFYPVYGDSSVKGFDAQSTQKLYVRIDKNRSYLLYGDFSTASSTEVRSLSQVSRSLTGVKHVYDDGEVRTTTYASRTAQTQQIEEFRAVGTSGPYYLSASGGEFVENSEQVEIVVRDRNQPDLVLQRATVTRFVDYTVEPLTRRLLFTRAIASVDPNLNPQSIRVTYEVDAGGPKFTVAGADVQLKVAKNLQVGVVAAIDENPENRRKLGAVTAVARLGDNTTVAGEWVQTDSDRSGKGSGARVELRHQGEDLAVAALANKTSSGFDNPGASFSAGRTEASARAEYRLDAATALRGEMLYGQDALREGSRRGITASVQRKFGEQLVGEFGLRHGHNGAGLGSGSGFDYGQISTYSGNLGSGVAANNVTALGAAANAGTQANANDEDLTTVRARLSAQVPGMPQAQVFVEGEQDVRQSDRRSLAVGGNYAITDKTRLYGRYELVSSLYGPYELNAGQSNNVGILGIESAYMEGGRVYSEYRLADSLDGRAAQAATGLRNTFKVDDHWRLTGGVEHTRQIGGVRNSGNNGTGHASGLTGDSTAITGGVEYTDARIKASGILEGRHGDDANTRLFSAGFGFKIDPSWSLLARSVMSASEGQGANAGNAHHLARHQIGLAYRPVDTDRWNALMRYERRSERVTGTGSATGALDGASVFGAGNGSAGLPGRTSADIVSAHLNYTLRPGTVINGRYAAKWSRADDGLLSSTYWAHLLQARYTQDLNDEWDLGVQAGLLRGKGGGLQKTLGVELGYQVMKDLWVSAGYNFVGLKDRDLAANDYTSKGAYIRLRFKFDEGVLGGAAVGAPARPASSKARDQLEEPGTTANAGLTKKTEKTAIEDEKN; encoded by the coding sequence ATGGCGGTCGCGCGCAGCACGCGCGCCGCGATGGTGGCCCTCGGACTTGTTTTCGCGATGGCGTTCGCGCACGCCATATCGCCGCCCGGCGGCGTCGTGATTCGAAGCATTGCAACGGGCACCTATGTGCCCGCCGGCCTTGCGTACAGTGAAACCGCAACCTCGAACGTCGTGATCGCGAGCGTGCTGCCCGTGGAAGCGCTGTCGCTCACACAGGACCAGCGTGTGAACCGTCCGCCGGGGACCGTCGCTACCTTGAGCCATCTGCTCACCAACACCGGGAACGTGGCATCGGGCTATGCGCTGAGTTTCGTCAACAACGGCACCGGTTGCCCGGCCGACGGACTCGACCTGTCGGCACTGCGCGTAGCACGCGACACCAACCACAACGGTGTGGTCGATGCCGGCGATCTGGCGTTGCTGCCCGGTGCCGTCGGCATGCTGGCATTGGAGCCCGGCCAGACGGCCGAACTGCTGGTGCAGGGCACCGTTCCCGCTGCGGCCAGCGGCAGCGCCTGCCTGGTGCTCACTGCCACCACGGCGCTGCAGGGCGTCAGCGCGAGCAACCGCGACATCGTCGAGGTCGGCAGTGTCGCCGTGCTCGCCCTGGTCAAGTCCGCCAGCTACGCGGGTGCCGTTGTTCCCGGCAGCACGCGCATCGACTTCAGCATCTCGGGCACCAACACCGGCGCGCGAGACGCGCAGCCGGGCGGCACGGCGGCGCCCACCGGCACGCAGGTGCTGGTGAACGGAAGCCCGCGCAGCCTCTTGTTGCTGCGCGACCTTGTGCCGGCCGGCACCCGCTACATCGCAGGCAGCCTGCAAAGCACGGCCGCTGGCGCGGTGCGGCTGTTCCGCATGCCTGGCGATGCCGACTTCAGCTACCGCACGGCCGAAGACGGCGGCGCCGTCGAAGTTGCCATCGGCGTGCCCGCTGCGCTCTTGCGCAACGCCTCCATCGCCATGCAGTTCGCGGTGCAGGTGAAAGCCGATCACACCGGCGACATCCGCAACACCGCGCACAGCCAGTACAACGACGGCGTGGCGCCTGCCGCATCACCGTCCAACACGGTGGTCATCGCAGCGAGCCCGACGCAGGGCCTGAACCGCATCGGCGTCGCCAAAGCAGCTTCCATGCCGCGCATGAACCGCGGCCCCGACGGCCAGCTGGACGGCACTGCCACCGTCACCTTCGATGTCAATGTGCGCAACTACGGTGCGACAGGGCTCTATGGCGTGCAGGCCACCGATGTCCTCGAAGGCCCGGGTGCGGCTCGCTTCGGCGCCCTCACGAGCGCCAAGGTGCCGGGCGCCAACCAGTACGCCATCGTGCCCGGAAGCCTGGCGATCGTCGGCAGCCTGGGCAAAGGCGCTGCCGGCACCGTGGCGGCCGTCAACGCCGCATTCAAGGGCACGGCTTCTGATCAGAACCTGCTCGCGTCCGGCGCAGTATTGCCTTCGGGCGGCCAGTTCACCGTGCGTTTCGATGTGCGCTTCAACGCCGCCAGCCAGACAGGCACGCTGTACAACAGCGTGCGCGCGCAGGCGGCGCTCGTTGTCGGTGGCCCGCCCGTCGCGTTCGACGACTCGGTCAACGGCGGCGATCCCGACGCCGACGGCGACGGCAACCCCACCAACGACACCTCGCCCACGCCGGTATCCCTTCAACGGCCCGAACTCTCGCTCGTAAAAAGCGTCTCGCTGCCGCGCCGCGTGGGGGAGGGCGTTTACGAACTCGACTACCGCTTCAAGGTCAGCAACACCGGCACGGCACCCGCCCCGAGCGTGCGGGTGATCGACAACCTGAACTGCACGTTCGACATGGACAAACCCGACGGTCTCATCGCCGCGTGGGAACTCGGCAGTCCGCCCAAGGCGCGCCAGGGCCTCCTCCAGGTTGCCTCCAGCTTCACCGGCCGCGCGGCCTGCGACCGCGAAACCGCCGCCAGCGCCGATCCGTTCAAGCTGCCCACCCAGGCCGTGCTCGGCCTCACCGACGGCAGCCGCGCGCTGGCGCCCGGCCAGAGCGACGAAATCGAGTTCACCGTGCGTGTCACCCGCAAGCCTTCGAGCAGCGGTGCCCGCGTGCCGTTCACCAACAAGGCCTGGGCCGCCGCCTTCGAGCAGAACACCGGCAATCCGGCGCCGGCCACGCTCGTCGCTGCGAGCGCCAGCAGCGTGTCGTCGATGCTGGCCGACCCGCAGGGCGTGGTCTACAACGCCGTCACCCGCCAGCCCGTGGCCGGTGCCGTCGTCACCTTCACCCGCCAGTCGTGCACCGATGGCGCCACCAAGCCCATGGCCCTGGCCGAGGTGTTTGGCGGTGACAGCGGCATCTACCGCGCGAACGCCGACGGCAGCCTGTCGATGACCACCGGCGCCGATGGTGGCTACCAGTTCTACTTCCTGTCGCCGCCGGTCACCGGCAGCTGCACGTACGCGCTGAGCGTGGCGCCGCCCGCGGGCAGTGCCTATGCGTCGCCTTCGCAGCTCATCCCCGGCACGCCCGGCACCTTTGACCGCTGCGGTGCCATCGTCCCCCACGTGGCCGCACCGCGGGGCGCGGAGCCCACGACTCATCACTTCTCGCTCAAGGCTGGCTTCGACGCTTCGGGGGCGGCCTGCGATGCGGTGAACAACCACATCCCACTCGACCCGGGCAATGTGCTGGGGCTCGTGCTGCGCAAGGAAGGCAGCAAGCGACAGGTCGAGTTCGGCGACTTCCTCGACTACGCGCTCGTCGTCACCAACAAGACCGGCTTCCCCGTCACCGGCCTCAGCCTCGCTGACCAACTGCCGCCGGGCTTTGCCTACGTCGCTGGCAGCGCGCGGCTCAATGGTGTGGCCACGGCCGATCCCGTGGGCGGCGCCGGCCCCGGGCTCACGTTCAAGCAACCGGGCCTTGCACTCGGCGTCGACCAGTCCGCCTCGGTGCGCTACCGTGTACGCGTCGGTGTCGGTGCGCCCACGAATGGCGACGCCGTCAATCGCGCGCGCGCCAGTTCGGGCCCCATGCAGTCGAACCTCGCGCAGTGGACCGTGCGCGTCACTGGCGGCGTGTTCTCCGACGACGCTTTTCTCTTCGGCAAGGTCTACATGGACTGCCGGCGCGACGGCCGCCAGGAAGGCGTCGACGAAATCGGCGTGCCCGGCGTACGGCTGTACATGGAAGACGGCACCCACGTCGTCACCGATGTCGAAGGCAAGTGGAGCCTCTACGGCCTGAAGCCCGTCACGCACGTGCTACGGCTCGATGGGACCACACTGCCCGCTGGCGCGCGGCTCGAAGCGCTCGACAACCGCAACGCCGGACGCCCTGAGAGCCGCTTCGTCGATCTGAAGAAGGGCGAGTTCCACAAGGCCAACTTTGTCGTTGCCAACTGCGATGCGCCGGACGTGATGAAGGACGTCATCGCGCGACGCGAAGCCATCGCCGCGGTGCCCGACACCGAGGCCGAAGCCCAGGTGCGCATGCGCCTGGACCCTGAAGGACGCATCGTTGCGGTCGGCGACCGGCGCTCGTTGCCCGCCAGCGGCGAAGTGCGGGGGGGCGGCAGCACCGGTACCACGCAAACCAGTTCGGCGCCGTTGATCGCCATGCCCGCCGCCCCCGCTTCGCCCAGCAGCTTTGTGAGCGGCTCGTCGGGCGGCCAGGGCAGCACGCTCGGCGCGGCAAGCGGTGGCGGTGCGACGGACGCCACGTCCACCGCTGCGGGCCCTGCGGGCAGTCTCTTCTCCAGCATGCGCATGTCGCGCGGCATCCAGCAGCCGACAGTGGCGGTGGCGCCACTGCTGCCGCAGGCCGTGCCCAGCCCCATCGACCTCGAAGCCTTGCTGCCCCGCATCGAAAGCAACGCCCTCGGCTTCATCGACTTGCGCGACGGCGACACCGTGCCCTCGACGTCGATCAACGTGCGCGTCAAGGGCGAGGCGGGCCTCGCGCTGCGCCTGGGCGTCAACGGCCAGGCTGTGGAGGCGCGCCGCGTCGGCAAGAAGACCGAACAGGCCAGCCGCCAGATCGGCGCGTGGGAATACATCGGCGTTGCGCTGCAGCCCGGGGTCAACCGCCTCACGCTCGAAGCCGTCGATCCCTTCGGCAACACGCGGGGCGCGGCGCAGCAGATCAGCGTCACCGCGCCTGACAAGCTCGGCGCCATTCACATCGACCTGCCGGCTACGGCCCAGGCCGACCTGCGCACACCTGTGGTCGTGAAGGTGCGCCTGACCGACGCGGCCGGCGTGCCTGTCACCGCGCGCACGCAGCTCACGCTCGAGACCGACCGCGGTCGCTGGCTCGACGAAGACCTGAACCCCGCGGAGCCCGGCACCCAGGTCTTCATGGACGGTGGCGCGGCCGAGTTCCGTCTGTTGCCTCCGGGAGAACCCGGCGACGCCCGTCTGCGCGTCACGGCCACGAGCTTCGTGACCGAGGCACGACTCGCCCTGCTGCCCGAGCTGCGTCCCATGATCGGCGTAGGCATCGTCGAAGGCGTGCTCGACCTCACGAAGCGCGGCAGCGTGCCCTTGGGCGCGATGCCCGCGGGCGCGGCCTTCGAGGCCGAACTCTCCGGACTGGCCGACGAAGGCAACGGCAGCCGCCGCGCCGCCGCCCGTGGCGCCTTCTTCTTCAAGGGCGCGGTCAAGGGCGAGTACCTCCTCACGGCCGCCTTCGACTCCGACAAGACGCGCAAGGACCGCCTCTTCCGCGACATCCGCCCCGACGAGTTCTACCCCGTGTATGGCGATTCTTCCGTGAAGGGCTTCGACGCCCAGAGCACGCAGAAGCTCTACGTGCGCATCGACAAGAACCGCTCCTACCTGCTGTACGGCGACTTCAGCACCGCCAGCAGCACCGAGGTGCGCAGCCTGAGCCAGGTCAGCCGCTCGCTCACCGGCGTGAAGCACGTCTACGACGACGGCGAGGTGCGCACCACCACGTACGCCTCGCGCACCGCGCAGACCCAGCAGATCGAAGAGTTCCGCGCGGTCGGCACCTCCGGCCCGTACTACCTGAGCGCCAGCGGCGGCGAGTTCGTCGAGAACAGCGAACAGGTCGAGATCGTCGTGCGCGACCGCAACCAGCCCGACCTCGTGCTGCAGCGCGCCACGGTGACGCGCTTCGTCGACTACACCGTCGAGCCGCTCACGCGCCGCCTGCTGTTCACGCGCGCCATCGCATCGGTCGACCCGAACCTCAACCCGCAGTCCATCCGCGTGACCTACGAGGTCGATGCGGGCGGGCCGAAGTTCACCGTGGCCGGTGCCGACGTTCAACTCAAGGTGGCCAAGAACCTGCAGGTCGGCGTGGTTGCCGCCATCGACGAGAACCCCGAAAACCGCCGCAAGCTCGGCGCCGTCACTGCCGTGGCCCGCCTGGGCGACAACACCACCGTCGCCGGCGAATGGGTGCAGACCGATTCCGACCGCAGCGGCAAGGGCAGCGGCGCGCGCGTCGAGCTGCGCCACCAGGGCGAAGACCTGGCTGTGGCCGCACTCGCGAACAAGACCAGCAGCGGCTTCGACAACCCCGGTGCGAGCTTCTCGGCAGGCCGCACCGAAGCTTCGGCACGCGCCGAATACCGCCTCGACGCCGCCACCGCCCTGCGCGGCGAAATGCTCTACGGGCAAGACGCGCTGCGCGAAGGCAGTCGCCGCGGCATCACGGCGAGCGTGCAGCGCAAATTCGGCGAACAACTCGTGGGCGAGTTCGGCCTGCGCCACGGCCACAACGGCGCCGGCCTGGGCAGCGGCTCGGGCTTCGACTACGGCCAGATCTCCACCTACAGCGGCAACCTCGGCAGTGGCGTGGCCGCCAACAACGTCACCGCGCTCGGCGCGGCGGCCAATGCCGGCACCCAGGCCAACGCCAACGACGAAGACCTGACCACCGTGCGCGCCCGCCTGTCGGCACAGGTGCCGGGCATGCCGCAGGCCCAGGTGTTCGTCGAAGGCGAGCAGGACGTCCGCCAGTCCGACCGCCGCTCGCTCGCCGTGGGCGGCAACTACGCCATCACCGACAAGACGCGCCTGTACGGCCGCTACGAACTCGTCTCCAGCCTCTACGGCCCGTACGAGCTCAACGCAGGGCAGTCGAACAACGTCGGCATCCTCGGCATCGAAAGCGCATACATGGAAGGCGGGCGCGTGTACAGCGAGTACCGCCTGGCCGACAGCCTCGACGGGCGCGCCGCGCAAGCGGCCACGGGCCTGCGCAACACCTTCAAGGTCGACGACCACTGGCGCCTGACCGGCGGCGTCGAGCACACGCGTCAGATCGGCGGTGTGCGCAACAGCGGCAACAACGGCACTGGCCACGCCAGCGGCCTCACGGGCGATTCCACCGCCATCACCGGCGGCGTGGAATACACCGACGCGCGCATCAAGGCCAGCGGCATCCTCGAAGGCCGCCACGGCGACGACGCGAACACGCGCCTGTTCAGCGCAGGCTTCGGCTTCAAGATCGATCCGTCATGGAGCCTGCTGGCGCGCAGCGTGATGAGCGCCAGCGAAGGGCAGGGCGCCAACGCCGGCAATGCGCACCATCTGGCGCGCCACCAGATCGGCCTGGCCTATCGCCCCGTGGACACCGACCGCTGGAACGCGCTCATGCGCTACGAGCGCCGCTCCGAGCGCGTCACGGGCACCGGCAGTGCGACCGGCGCACTCGACGGCGCCAGCGTCTTCGGCGCAGGCAACGGCAGCGCCGGCCTGCCCGGCCGCACCAGCGCCGACATCGTCTCGGCCCACCTCAACTACACCTTGCGCCCCGGCACCGTGATCAACGGGCGCTACGCCGCCAAGTGGTCGCGCGCCGACGACGGGCTGCTGAGCAGCACCTACTGGGCGCACCTGCTGCAGGCGCGCTACACGCAAGACCTCAACGACGAGTGGGACCTCGGCGTGCAGGCCGGCCTGCTGCGCGGCAAAGGCGGCGGCCTGCAGAAAACGTTGGGTGTCGAACTCGGCTACCAGGTCATGAAAGACCTCTGGGTGTCGGCGGGCTACAACTTCGTGGGCCTGAAAGACCGCGACCTGGCGGCCAACGACTACACAAGCAAGGGGGCCTATATCCGGCTGCGGTTCAAGTTCGATGAGGGCGTACTGGGTGGCGCGGCGGTGGGGGCGCCGGCGCGGCCGGCGAGCAGCAAGGCAAGGGATCAGCTCGAAGAACCCGGGACGACCGCAAATGCGGGCCTGACGAAAAAAACCGAAAAGACGGCAATCGAAGATGAAAAGAACTGA
- a CDS encoding DUF11 domain-containing protein: MIPTQPTPRASGFKPSAPWAGAAALTLGFLFGSPAALAASPPANAVIGNQASASYADAAGTTQVATSNLVQTTVLQVGSFTLDSVDRVTTTVVNSKSGAAGATVYAPHVLTNTGNGVDTFALTVKADAGKFSRVEVFADADGNGMPDSTTALCTATGANVCTVTPVQSVPGNNGAFRFVVAYTIPGSAIGNGSFDTATITATPGTLGLYTAPNTSAADKDEVKLATDAVFNVTKAIGAPSILPPGGGAWPTPSGSGPRSAAACTTTSWTTGLASNDNCQYSVYTLTFNNTGGAPGKFALSDQLPPGLTYVTGSAVWSGASGMALGDGAAGDPSGIDFQVTGNTLNAVVASLNPNVTQTLSFVVLVNSTAAIGTSTTANVARYNAENAPAGVTAALIGTVGSTTNPAAYTVLARFGIVVGSNPSTSATALDAVAGTPNPDLTKEDLTKRQLAVAGGSVRFPQTVFNTGGATDAVNLSISANTFPSGTSFQFFAVGSGAPLLDTNGDGVPDTGPIPAGGSIKIEMQAQLPPGSVGGVYTATVLGRSVNDNTKIDATLDQLDKVIDTLVDLTNTSAGTVGSDIGAGPSPLPTQTRETSPGTGTVFALFVKNNDLTPATYNFAASQTTGFPGTLPAGWTVKFVPAGGTCASAAIAADFPVAPNAQAEIAACVTPPSTQAAVAGLKIYFKVQSTAVASTGGIASDVKTDAVTVTSTALQLGASLTPNNNGQVAPGGTVVYAHTLTNIGAQSCGAYTLTATVPGADATQGWTTSVYLDVNGDGQIDAGDTPVNGPLASLPVGAAQKLLVRVFAPGGVNAGVSSTTTVTATFTDPAPNCGTPSATDITAVITGQIRVLKTQAADIACDGVADAPGFAATSLQMKPGQCIVYQVVATNEGIVQVSNIAINDALPAYTTLSAKQPALQCEATGVSGTALAFVPGATAVSCGSAANTVAPGGKVTLTFAVQINP, from the coding sequence GTGATACCCACCCAGCCAACCCCACGCGCCAGCGGCTTCAAGCCGTCCGCGCCCTGGGCAGGCGCCGCAGCATTGACGCTGGGCTTCCTTTTTGGAAGCCCGGCCGCACTGGCCGCTTCGCCGCCCGCCAACGCCGTCATCGGCAACCAGGCTTCCGCCAGTTATGCCGACGCAGCCGGCACGACCCAGGTCGCCACCTCCAACCTCGTGCAGACCACAGTGCTCCAGGTTGGCTCGTTCACGCTCGACAGCGTCGACCGGGTCACGACGACCGTCGTCAACTCGAAGTCCGGCGCCGCCGGTGCCACGGTTTATGCACCTCACGTGCTGACCAACACCGGCAACGGTGTCGACACCTTCGCCCTCACGGTCAAGGCCGACGCGGGCAAGTTCTCGCGCGTCGAGGTCTTTGCCGACGCTGACGGCAACGGCATGCCCGACAGCACGACGGCGCTCTGCACGGCAACCGGCGCGAATGTTTGCACGGTGACCCCGGTGCAAAGCGTGCCAGGCAACAACGGCGCATTCCGCTTCGTCGTGGCCTACACGATCCCGGGCTCGGCCATCGGCAACGGTAGCTTCGACACGGCGACGATCACGGCCACCCCGGGCACCCTGGGGCTGTACACCGCGCCGAACACCTCGGCAGCTGACAAGGACGAGGTCAAGCTGGCCACCGATGCGGTGTTCAACGTCACTAAGGCCATCGGTGCGCCGTCGATCTTGCCACCCGGCGGCGGCGCCTGGCCAACCCCGTCAGGCAGTGGCCCGCGCTCTGCCGCCGCTTGTACAACCACGAGCTGGACGACGGGTCTCGCGTCGAACGATAACTGCCAGTACTCGGTCTATACCCTCACGTTCAACAACACGGGCGGCGCACCGGGCAAGTTCGCGCTGTCCGACCAGTTGCCCCCGGGGTTGACCTACGTCACCGGTTCCGCCGTGTGGAGCGGAGCGTCCGGTATGGCGCTGGGTGATGGTGCAGCCGGCGATCCGTCGGGCATCGACTTCCAGGTGACTGGCAACACGCTGAATGCCGTGGTGGCGTCGCTGAACCCGAACGTGACGCAGACGCTGAGCTTCGTGGTGTTGGTGAACAGCACCGCCGCCATCGGCACGTCGACCACCGCCAATGTGGCTCGCTACAACGCCGAGAACGCGCCAGCCGGCGTGACGGCAGCCTTGATCGGCACGGTTGGCTCGACCACCAACCCGGCGGCTTACACCGTCCTGGCGCGCTTCGGCATCGTGGTCGGTTCCAATCCGTCCACCTCCGCAACGGCGCTTGATGCCGTGGCCGGAACGCCCAACCCCGACCTCACCAAGGAAGACCTGACCAAGAGGCAGTTGGCTGTCGCGGGCGGCAGCGTGCGGTTCCCGCAAACCGTTTTCAACACGGGCGGCGCCACCGATGCAGTGAACCTCTCGATCTCCGCCAACACCTTCCCGTCCGGCACGAGCTTCCAGTTCTTCGCTGTCGGCAGCGGTGCACCACTGCTGGACACGAACGGCGATGGCGTGCCCGACACCGGTCCGATTCCGGCCGGCGGCAGCATCAAGATCGAGATGCAGGCGCAACTTCCGCCTGGCTCGGTGGGTGGCGTCTACACGGCCACTGTCCTGGGTCGCTCCGTGAACGACAACACGAAGATCGATGCGACGCTGGACCAGCTCGATAAGGTGATCGACACCTTGGTCGATCTGACCAACACCTCGGCAGGCACGGTCGGCAGCGACATCGGCGCGGGCCCCAGTCCATTGCCGACCCAGACCCGTGAAACGAGCCCTGGTACCGGCACGGTCTTCGCGTTGTTCGTGAAGAACAACGACCTGACGCCGGCGACCTACAACTTCGCGGCCAGCCAGACGACCGGATTCCCCGGCACGCTGCCAGCGGGCTGGACGGTCAAGTTCGTGCCGGCTGGTGGCACCTGTGCATCGGCGGCCATCGCCGCCGACTTCCCGGTGGCTCCAAATGCGCAAGCCGAGATCGCAGCCTGTGTGACACCGCCTTCGACGCAGGCCGCCGTGGCCGGGCTGAAGATCTACTTCAAGGTGCAATCCACCGCGGTGGCATCGACCGGCGGAATCGCTTCCGACGTCAAGACCGACGCCGTGACCGTGACCTCCACTGCACTTCAGCTGGGCGCTTCGCTCACGCCGAACAACAACGGCCAGGTCGCACCGGGCGGCACCGTGGTGTATGCCCACACGCTGACCAACATCGGCGCCCAGAGCTGCGGCGCGTACACGCTGACGGCGACGGTGCCTGGGGCCGATGCGACGCAAGGCTGGACCACCTCGGTCTACCTCGACGTCAACGGCGACGGTCAGATCGACGCCGGTGACACACCGGTGAACGGACCGCTGGCAAGCCTGCCGGTCGGCGCTGCACAGAAGTTGCTGGTGCGCGTGTTCGCACCGGGTGGTGTGAATGCGGGCGTGAGCAGCACGACGACGGTGACGGCCACCTTCACGGATCCGGCCCCCAACTGCGGTACGCCCTCGGCGACCGATATCACCGCCGTGATCACCGGCCAGATCCGCGTCCTCAAGACGCAGGCGGCCGACATCGCCTGTGACGGCGTGGCCGACGCTCCGGGCTTCGCGGCAACCTCGCTGCAGATGAAGCCGGGCCAGTGCATCGTCTACCAGGTCGTCGCCACCAACGAAGGCATCGTGCAGGTGAGCAACATCGCCATCAACGATGCATTGCCGGCCTACACCACGTTGAGCGCGAAGCAGCCCGCATTGCAGTGCGAAGCAACCGGCGTGAGTGGTACGGCACTGGCCTTCGTGCCGGGCGCCACGGCCGTGAGCTGCGGCAGCGCAGCCAACACCGTGGCCCCAGGTGGCAAGGTCACGTTGACCTTCGCCGTGCAGATCAACCCCTGA